One region of Gimesia sp. genomic DNA includes:
- a CDS encoding class I SAM-dependent methyltransferase, with protein sequence MNLDSADTAPGQAVYTRKMLSIYDIWVLGISNSLIWKCRTKQILNWMNQSLTANHLDVGVGTGYYLEHCTFPRSEVRLGLLDLNPNSLAAAASRSARYQPEVYQADVLAPLPPQARPFDSVSLNYLLHCLPGDLTSKAKLFDHLGPWLNPGAIISGATILSQGVPRGFSARRLMNFYNQKKIFTNTSDSLDELQSQLASRYTDVEVKVTGCVALFRARTPSPG encoded by the coding sequence ATGAACCTGGACTCTGCAGATACCGCCCCCGGACAGGCGGTCTACACGAGAAAAATGCTTTCCATCTACGATATCTGGGTTCTGGGAATTTCAAACTCCCTGATCTGGAAATGTCGCACTAAACAGATTCTGAACTGGATGAATCAGAGCCTGACTGCCAATCACCTCGATGTCGGTGTGGGCACCGGTTATTATCTGGAGCATTGCACCTTTCCGCGTTCAGAAGTCCGCCTGGGACTTCTGGATTTGAATCCCAACAGTCTGGCGGCCGCCGCCAGTCGGAGCGCACGCTACCAGCCGGAAGTCTATCAGGCCGATGTACTGGCTCCCCTGCCCCCGCAGGCACGCCCTTTCGATTCAGTCAGTCTGAATTATCTGCTGCACTGTCTACCCGGCGATCTGACATCAAAAGCAAAGCTGTTCGATCATCTGGGGCCCTGGTTAAACCCGGGCGCCATCATCTCCGGAGCTACGATTTTGAGTCAGGGAGTCCCGCGTGGCTTTTCGGCCCGACGTCTGATGAACTTTTATAACCAGAAAAAGATCTTCACAAATACGTCGGACAGTCTGGATGAGTTACAATCCCAACTCGCAAGTCGCTATACTGACGTGGAAGTGAAAGTGACTGGCTGTGTTGCCCTCTTTCGCGCCCGCACACCTTCACCTGGCTAA
- a CDS encoding ferritin-like domain-containing protein — translation MEIRAFAERVLLSESLEEKLLPAPEVLTDEHPGDPLRIQEPGRPANLKFAPPRTAPGMPKPSALLEQDKRALAHHIMANHELQALEVMAYILCAFPDAHAEFRQGMCNIMADEQRHTRMHKERASVLGLEFGSLPVNCYIWKKALSYESLLDYLAGLPLTFEGRNLDHTLEFEQYFLDAGDQRSAALMKVVYRDEIQHVAFGLHWLRQLKPDHLSDWETYEQHLHWPVRAALSVGDTFNREGRKETGMTDEFIEQLYQAAQTDQPPNQKPKKLD, via the coding sequence ATGGAAATACGCGCCTTCGCCGAACGGGTTCTCTTAAGCGAGTCTCTGGAAGAAAAACTGCTTCCCGCCCCTGAAGTACTGACTGACGAACATCCAGGAGATCCTTTGCGTATTCAGGAACCAGGGCGACCTGCGAACCTGAAGTTCGCTCCCCCGCGAACCGCCCCCGGTATGCCGAAACCCTCCGCACTACTTGAGCAGGACAAGCGGGCCCTGGCACATCACATCATGGCGAATCATGAACTGCAGGCCCTGGAAGTGATGGCCTATATTCTGTGCGCCTTCCCCGATGCTCATGCAGAGTTTCGCCAGGGAATGTGCAACATCATGGCAGACGAGCAGCGACACACGCGCATGCATAAGGAACGTGCCTCCGTGCTGGGGCTGGAGTTCGGCAGCCTGCCTGTGAACTGTTACATCTGGAAGAAAGCATTGAGTTACGAGAGTCTGCTGGATTATCTGGCCGGTCTGCCACTCACGTTCGAAGGTCGTAACCTGGATCATACTCTGGAATTCGAACAGTATTTTCTCGATGCTGGCGACCAACGGAGTGCCGCGTTGATGAAGGTCGTCTATCGCGATGAGATTCAGCACGTCGCCTTTGGTCTGCACTGGCTACGTCAGCTAAAACCCGACCACCTCTCTGACTGGGAGACCTACGAACAACATCTGCACTGGCCAGTTAGAGCTGCCCTGTCGGTCGGAGATACCTTCAATCGTGAGGGACGCAAGGAAACGGGAATGACTGACGAGTTCATCGAGCAACTCTATCAGGCCGCTCAGACCGATCAGCCCCCAAATCAGAAGCCTAAGAAACTGGATTAG